A single region of the Sorghum bicolor cultivar BTx623 chromosome 7, Sorghum_bicolor_NCBIv3, whole genome shotgun sequence genome encodes:
- the LOC8062414 gene encoding 60S ribosomal protein L32-1, giving the protein MAVPLLTKKIVKKRVKQFKRPHLDRYKCLKPSWRRPKGIDSRVRRKFKGCTLMPNIGYGSDKSTRHYLPNKFKKFVVHNVSELELLMMHNRTYCAEIAHNVSTKKRKEIVERASQLDIVVTNKLARLRSQEDE; this is encoded by the exons ATGGCGGTGCCTCTGCTGACGAAGAAGATCGTGAAGAAGCGGGTCAAGCAGTTCAAGAGGCCCCACCTCGACCGCTACAAGTGCCTTAAG CCAAGCTGGCGCAGGCCAAAGGGTATTGACTCCCGTGTCAGGAGGAAGTTCAAGGGATGCACCTTGATGCCCAACATTGGTTACGGCTCTGACAAGTCAACCAGGCACTACCTTCCCAACAAGTTCAAGAAGTTTGTGGTGCACAATGTCTCTGAGCTGGAGTTGCTCATGATGCACAACAG GACCTACTGTGCCGAGATCGCCCACAACGTctccaccaagaagcgcaaggagATTGTTGAGCGCGCCTCACAGCTTGACATTGTGGTCACCAACAAGCTCGCTAGGCTCCGCAGCCAGGAGGATGAGTAG
- the LOC8063975 gene encoding transcription factor bHLH78 — MEGSRAGAGDYIASLLSSSPRLDFGVLGAADGGGEEEDCLDKFCGDPGFAARAARLSSFSAQRFPGAASLFGLPPPVPAASGGGEFAGSREASSVSDPASAMMKDANAKKRKAPPAAKGKGKESSVQAGEQKDPDTKRCKTEGGEGKEGSPVKPKPEQAGSDSSVEDGGQTQKPPGKGKNAKLVEPPKDYVHVRARRGQATDSHSLAERVRRERISQRMKVLQDLVPGCNKVIGKALMLDEIINYVQSLQRQVEFLSMKLATVNPLDFSNLPTLLQKDMFQACGPSASSVFSLESSSSGFPFSDHGDVFQSFVPNGLENQCGLNPLDLALSHATTGQYGFQDGTAGTTNLQQRSYWEEDLQSVFHIDNNGQSQENGVSVSAQSFHGQLQEGHMKMEF, encoded by the exons ATGGAGGGCAGCAGAGCCGGCGCCGGCGACTACATTGCCAGCCTGCTGAGCTCGTCGCCGAGGCTCGACTTCGGCGTGCTCGGCGCCGCCGACGGcggcggggaggaggaggactgcCTGGACAAGTTCTGCGGCGACCCGGGGTTcgcggcgcgcgcggcgcggctGTCCAGCTTCAGCGCGCAGCGCTTCCCCGGCGCCGCGAGCCTCTTCGGCCTGCCCCCGCCGGTGCCCGccgcgagcggcggcggcgagttcGCTGGCTCCCGGGAGGCGTCGTCGGTGTCGGACCCGGCGTCCGCGATGATGAAGGACGCCAATGCCAAGAAGCGGAAGGCGCCCCCGGCGGCCAAAGGCAAAGGCAAGGAGTCCTCTGTTCAG GCAGGGGAGCAGAAGGATCCAGACACCAAGAGGTGCAAGACGGAGGGAGGCGAGGGGAAGGAGGGAAGCCCCGTGAAGCCCAAGCCGGAGCAGGCCGGGAGCGACAGCTCCGTCGAGGACGGTGGGCAGACCCAGAAGCCGCCGGGCAAGGGGAAGAATGCGAAGCTGGTGGAGCCCCCCAAGGACTACGTCCATGTCCGGGCCAGGAGAGGGCAGGCTACCGACAGCCACAGCCTCGCAGAGAGG GTGAGAAGAGAGAGGATCAGCCAGAGGATGAAGGTTCTTCAGGACCTGGTGCCAGGATGCAACAAG GTGATTGGCAAGGCACTGATGCTTGACGAGATCATAAACTACGTGCAATCGCTGCAACGACAAGTCGAG TTCCTCTCCATGAAGCTTGCAACCGTGAACCCACTTGACTTCAGCAACCTGCCTACCCTCCTACAAAAAGAT ATGTTCCAAGCCTGTGGCCCTTCAGCAAGCTCAGTCTTCTCGCTGGAAAGCTCCAGCTCAGGGTTTCCGTTCAGCGACCATGGAGATGTGTTCCAGTCGTTCGTTCCAAACGGCTTGGAGAACCAGTGCGGCCTGAATCCGTTGGACCTGGCTCTGTCTCATGCCACCACTGGGCAGTATGGTTTTCAGGACGGAACAGCCGGCACAACAAACCTGCAG CAAAGAAGCTACTGGGAGGAGGACCTGCAAAGCGTTTTCCACATCGACAATAACGGGCAAAGCCAGGAGAACGGGGTTTCAGTTTCAGCACAGAGCTTTCACG GCCAGTTACAAGAAGGCCACATGAAAATGGAGTTCTGA